The Streptomyces collinus DNA segment GGATCTCGGCCTCCTCCGACGACGTGTCGCCACCGCCGCCCGTGCCGTGCAGCAGGCCGAGCCGGGAGAGCAGGGACAGCCACTCCCCCGCGTCGGCGGCGGCCTCGGCGCGCTCCTCCTCCAGGGGTCTGGTCAGCAGGCCCAGGCTGTCGCGCAGTTCGACGTGCTCGCCGGTGAGGCGGGCGGCCGTGGAGGGCAGGTCGTGGGTGGTGGCGGTGGCCAGGCAGTCGGCGCGCCAGTCGTCGGGGGGCAGGGGGCGGCCGTCGCCGTCCCAGTCGCGTTCGAACCACAGCACGGACGTGCCGAGCACTCCGCGCTCGCGCAGGGCCTCGCGCACGCCGGGTTCGACGGTGCCGAGGTCCTCGCCGATCACCAGCGCCCCGGCCCGGGAGGCCTCCAGGACGAGGACGGCGAGCATGGCCTCGGCGTCGTAGCGGACGTAGGTGCCCTCCGTGGGCGGGTGACCCTGCGGGACCCACCAGAGGCGGAACAGGCCCATGACGTGGTCGATGCGCAGGGCTCCCGCGTAGCGGAACAGGGCGCGCAGCAGGTCGCGGAACGGGGCGTAGCCGGACTCGGCGAGGCGGTCGGGGCGCCAGGGCGGCAGGCCCCAGTCCTGGCCGCGGGCGTTGAAGGCGTCCGGTGGGGCGCCCACCGACATGCCGGCGGCGAAGTACTCCTGCTGGGCCCAGGCGTCGGCGCCGCCGGGGTGGACGCCGACCGCGAGGTCGTGCACGATCCCGACGGGCATCCCGGCCTCGCGCCCGGCGCGCTGCGCGGCGGTCAGCTGGGTGTCCGTGAGCCAGGCCAGCCGGGACCAGAAGTCGACCCGGTCCATCAGGCCGTTGCGGGCCCGGGTCGTCTCGGCCGAGCGCGGGTCGCGCAGGCCGGTCGGCCAGCGGTGCCAGTCCGAGCCGTGCACCTCGGCGAGGGCGCACCAGGTGGCGTGGTCCTCCAGGGCCTGGCCCTGCCCGGCGAGGAAGTCGCAGTAGGCGGCGCGCCGGCCGGGGCCGAGCGGAACCTCGCCGAGCAGCTCCAGCGCCTCCCGCTTGAGCTCCCACACGGCGTCCCGGTCGATCAACGCGCCCTGCCGCAGCACCGCTTCGCGCAGCCGGCCGGATCTCTCCAGCAGGGCGCGCAGCCGCTCGGGGTCCTCGGCGTAGGCGGCTTCCGGGATGTCCTCGATACGCAGGTGTACGGGGTCGGGGAAGCGGCGCGAGGAGGGACGGTACGGAGAGGGGTCGGTGGGGGTTCCGGGCACGGCCGCGTGCAGCGGGTTGACCTGGACGAATCCGGCGCCGAGCGACCGCCCGGCCCAGCCGGCCAGCTCGGCGAGGTCACCGAGGTCGCCCATGCCCCAGGAGCGGCGGGACAGCAGCGAGTAGAGCTGGACGAGGAGTCCGTAGGAGCGTCCGGCGGGGGCGGGCAGGCGGGGCGGGGCGACGATCAGGTGGGCGGTGGCGGTGCGGCCGTCGGGGGTGGTCGCGGTCAGCCGGTGGACGCCGGGCGGGAGACCGTCCGCCGAGGCGCGGCTCTCACCCTGCTCGGTGTCGATCCGCAGCCGGGTTCCGCCGGGGAGCGCGGCCAGGGCGGCCGGGGGGCTGCCGCTCCAGCCGACCACGGTCGGCGGCAGCAGCCGTTCGCCCAGTTCCCCCTCGCGGGCCGCGAGCGCGGCGCGTACGGCGCCGGGCGTGCTCGCGTCCACGCCGAGGGCGGCCAGGGTCAGGGTGACCGCGGTGGCCGAGGCCGCGACCGAGCGGTCCGGGGAGGGGCTGTAGGAAGTGGCGACGCCGTGCAGGACGGCGAGGCGGGACAGGTCCTCGGAGGGCGGGTCGGCCGGCCGGGGTGCGGTCATCTACATCCTCGTGAAGTCCGGGACGAAGGCCGGGGGCTCGCTGGTCAGGGGAGCGGCTTCGGCGAGCGGCGGCTCACTGGTGAGGGGCTCGGCGTCGGGCAGCGGGGGCTCGCTGGTCAGCGGCAGTTCGGTGTGGGTGCTCTCGGAGCTGAAGACGCAGTAGCGCGGGTCGTCGTGGTGGGTGTCGTCGAGGTCGGCGGACGGGTCCGCCACGGGTTTGGACGGGGCCGGGAGCGGAAGGAAAGTCATCGCAGCCACGGGGGCCTCCTTGTCGGGTACGGCTTTCAACGGGTCATCGCAGCCCTACCCAGTCGACGCGAAGGCAGACGCCCCGGACCGAACATCGTGCTCCTGCTCACATTCCACTCCCCTCCACACACTCCAGATTCCGGCATTTCACCCACAACGGCCACTCTCGTTGACACCTTCACCGGGCGGGTGGTGGGCTCGTCGTGCCGGTCGAACGCATCTGGAGGGGGCCTGTGGGACTGCGGCGTGGGAAACGGGCCGCGGCCCTCGCGGTCGCCGTCGTCGCCGGGAGCCTCGCGGCCCCGCCCGCCGCGATGTCGGCTCCGTCTCCCCCGGGTACGACCGCGACGGCCCCGACCCCCGACACCGCCGGAGCGGACCTCTCCGTCTGGCCGCGCCCCCACTCGCTGCGCGCGAACGGCGCCCCGGTCGCGGTTCCCGACGAGGTCGCCCTGATCTCCGACGCGCAGGCGGACCCCGCCGCGGTCGACGCCCTGCGCGAGCTGCTGCGGCAGGCCGGCGCCCGCCGGATCACGGACACGCCCGAGCCGGGCGCCCTGGTCGTGCGTGCCCGGACGGAGCCCGTGCGCCCGGGCGACCGGCACGCCCTCCCCGCCGGGGGATACGAACTGTCCGTGGGCACGGACGGCGTCTCCCTCACCGGCACCGGCCAGGACGGCCTCTTCCACGCCGTGCAGACACTGCGGCAGCTCCTGCGCCCCGACGGCAGGATCGCGTCGGCCGTCGTCCGCGACTGGCCCGGCACCGCCGTCCGCGGCATCACCGAGGGCTTCTACGGCACCGCGTGGACGCACCGGCAGCGGCTGGCGCAGCTGGACTTCATGGGCCGCACCAAGCAGAACCGCTACCTGTACGCCCCCGGCGACGACCTCTACCGGCAGGCCCGCTGGCGTGAGCCCTACCCGGCGCGGCAGCGGGCCGGGTTCCGGGAGTTGGCCGAGCGGGCGCGGAGCAACCACGTCACGCTCGGCTGGGCGGTGGCCCCGGGCCAGGCGATGTGCTTCGCCTCGGACGACGACGTGCGGGCGCTGACGCGCAAGCTGGACGCGATGTGGGCGCTGGGTTTCCGGGCGTTCCAGCTCCAGTTCCAGGACGTCAGCTACAGCGAGTGGCACTGCGGGGCGGACGCCGACCGGTTCGGCTCCGGCCCCGAGGCGGCGGCGCGGGCGCAGGCCCGGGCGGCGAACGCGGTGGCCCGGCACCTGGCGGAACGGCACCCCGGCGCCGCGCGCCTGTCCCTGATGCCGACCGAGTACTACGAGGACGGCACGACCGACTACCGGCGGGCGCTGGCGAACGAGCTGGCCGCGAGTGTCGAGGTGGCGTGGACGGGTGTCGGGGTGGTGCCCCGCACCATCACGGGCCGCGAACTGGCCGACGCACGCAGGGCGTTCGGGCACCCGCTGGTCACCATGGACAACTACCCGGTCAACGACTACGACCCCGGGCGCATCTTCCTCGGCCCCTACCAGGGCCGTGAGCCGGCCGTCGCGACCGGTTCGGCCGCCCTGCTCGCCAACGCGATGCAGCAGCCGGAGGCGTCCCGCATCCCGCTGTTCACCGCCGCCGACTACGCCTGGAACCCGCGCGCGTACCGCCCCGGGGAGTCCTGGCGTGCCGCGATCGCCGACCTCGCGGGCGGGGACCGGCGCCGCGAGCAGGCCCTGGCCGCACTGGCCGGCAACGACGCGTCGTCGGTCCTGGACGACGAGGAGTCGGCGTATCTGCGGCCGCTGACCGAGGCGTACTGGCGGTCCCGCACGGCCGGCGGCGCGGGCACCGACGGCGACGCCGGGCGGCGGCTGCGCGAGGCCTTCACCGTGCTGCGCGAGCTGCCCCGGCGGCTGGCCGGCACCGGCCTCGGCTCCGAGGTGGGCCCCTGGTCCGAGCAGCTGGAGGACTACGGCGAGGCGGGCACGGCCGCGCTCGGCATGCTGGACGCCCAGCGCTCCGGGGACGCGGCGGCGGCCTGGACGGCGTACCGCAGGCTCGGCGAGCTGCGGGCCCGGCTGGAGTCGGCGCCGGTCCAGGTCGGCAAGGACGTCCTGGACCCGTTCCTCCAGCGGGCGCAGAAGTCGTACACGGCCTGGTCGGGAATCGACCACGAGCCGCCCCGCAACCCCGGCGACGGCCGCACCCTGCGCCTCCCGAAGCCCCGGGCGCTGACCGCCGTGACGGCCCTGACCGAGCCGGGCACCGAGGGCGGCGTCGAGGTGCACGTGCCCGGGCAGGGCTGGCGCGGGGCGGGCCGGCTGGACCGGTCCGGGGCGACCGAGGTGCGGCTCGGGACCCGCGCCGACGCCCTGCGGGTCACCGGCCCCGCACCCTCCCGCGTGCACCACCTCATCCCCTGGTTCACCGACTCCCCCGCCGCCTCCCTCGGCCTGCCCCGCGACCGGGCGGACGTCGA contains these protein-coding regions:
- a CDS encoding beta-N-acetylglucosaminidase domain-containing protein; translation: MGLRRGKRAAALAVAVVAGSLAAPPAAMSAPSPPGTTATAPTPDTAGADLSVWPRPHSLRANGAPVAVPDEVALISDAQADPAAVDALRELLRQAGARRITDTPEPGALVVRARTEPVRPGDRHALPAGGYELSVGTDGVSLTGTGQDGLFHAVQTLRQLLRPDGRIASAVVRDWPGTAVRGITEGFYGTAWTHRQRLAQLDFMGRTKQNRYLYAPGDDLYRQARWREPYPARQRAGFRELAERARSNHVTLGWAVAPGQAMCFASDDDVRALTRKLDAMWALGFRAFQLQFQDVSYSEWHCGADADRFGSGPEAAARAQARAANAVARHLAERHPGAARLSLMPTEYYEDGTTDYRRALANELAASVEVAWTGVGVVPRTITGRELADARRAFGHPLVTMDNYPVNDYDPGRIFLGPYQGREPAVATGSAALLANAMQQPEASRIPLFTAADYAWNPRAYRPGESWRAAIADLAGGDRRREQALAALAGNDASSVLDDEESAYLRPLTEAYWRSRTAGGAGTDGDAGRRLREAFTVLRELPRRLAGTGLGSEVGPWSEQLEDYGEAGTAALGMLDAQRSGDAAAAWTAYRRLGELRARLESAPVQVGKDVLDPFLQRAQKSYTAWSGIDHEPPRNPGDGRTLRLPKPRALTAVTALTEPGTEGGVEVHVPGQGWRGAGRLDRSGATEVRLGTRADALRVTGPAPSRVHHLIPWFTDSPAASLGLPRDRADVETGRTERLTARLGSLRPADARGRLIVEAPEGVRVRGPKGELTVRRGTTVEVPVEVTVERGTPMRSYDVRLGFAGADRTLAVRAVPPTGGPDLARTGTARSSGDETPDFPARAANDGDPETRWSSPAEDGAWWQVELARPARLGRVALHWQDAHPSAYRVQVSPDGRRWRTAATVRDGRGGREDVRMDEKDVRFVRVQGDKRATPYGYSLWSAEAYAVAP
- the malQ gene encoding 4-alpha-glucanotransferase; its protein translation is MTAPRPADPPSEDLSRLAVLHGVATSYSPSPDRSVAASATAVTLTLAALGVDASTPGAVRAALAAREGELGERLLPPTVVGWSGSPPAALAALPGGTRLRIDTEQGESRASADGLPPGVHRLTATTPDGRTATAHLIVAPPRLPAPAGRSYGLLVQLYSLLSRRSWGMGDLGDLAELAGWAGRSLGAGFVQVNPLHAAVPGTPTDPSPYRPSSRRFPDPVHLRIEDIPEAAYAEDPERLRALLERSGRLREAVLRQGALIDRDAVWELKREALELLGEVPLGPGRRAAYCDFLAGQGQALEDHATWCALAEVHGSDWHRWPTGLRDPRSAETTRARNGLMDRVDFWSRLAWLTDTQLTAAQRAGREAGMPVGIVHDLAVGVHPGGADAWAQQEYFAAGMSVGAPPDAFNARGQDWGLPPWRPDRLAESGYAPFRDLLRALFRYAGALRIDHVMGLFRLWWVPQGHPPTEGTYVRYDAEAMLAVLVLEASRAGALVIGEDLGTVEPGVREALRERGVLGTSVLWFERDWDGDGRPLPPDDWRADCLATATTHDLPSTAARLTGEHVELRDSLGLLTRPLEEERAEAAADAGEWLSLLSRLGLLHGTGGGGDTSSEEAEIQAVHRFLLRTPARMVGVWLPDGVGDRRPQNLPGTWDQYPNWRLPIADAQGRPVTLEDLAASPRLRALMEVLRGDGHEVGDGGS